The window GGTGGCAAGGTCCTGATCCCGACCCAGCAGCACATCCGCACCCTGACCTCCGCTCGCCTGGCTGCCGACGTCGCCAACGTTCCGACCGTCGTCATCGCCCGTACCGACGCTGAGGCTGCAACCCTCATCACCTCCGATGTCGATGACCGCGACAAGCCGTTCATCACCGGTGACCGCACCGCTGAGGGCTTCTACAAGATCCAGAACGGCCTCGAGCCCTGCATCGCCCGTGCGAAGGCCTACGCCCCGTACTCCGACCTGATCTGGATGGAGACCGGCACCCCGGACCTCGAGCTCGCCAAGAAGTTCGCTGAGGGCGTCCGCGAGGAGTTCCCGGACCAGCTGCTGTCCTACAACTGCTCCCCGTCCTTCAACTGGTCCGCACACCTCGATGCAGACGAGATCGCCAAGTTCCAGAAGGAGCTGGGCAAGATGGGCTTCACCTTCCAGTTCATCACCCTGGCTGGCTTCCACGCCCTGAACTACGGCATGTTCGACCTGGCCTACGGCTACGCTCGCGAGGGCATGACCGCCTTCGTCGACCTGCAGAACCGCGAGTTCAAGGCTGCCGAGGAGCGCGGCTTCACCGCCGTCCGCCACCAGCGTGAGGTCGGTGCCGGCTACTTCGACACCATCGCCACCACCGTTGACCCGGAGTCCTCCACCACCGCACTGAAGGGCTCCACCGAGGAAGGCCAGTTCTAAGAACTGACTGCTTCGACAAGCTAGTGCCGTAAGCGGCGTGCATCGTGAGTCACTCACGGGCACGCCGCTTCGTGCTTTTCAGATCCGATCCCACCACACCTACCCCCGAGAGGCTGATCCATGACCATCACCTTCATCGCCACCGCCGACCTCGTCGACATCATCGGCGAGGATGTCGTCCGCTCCTGCGACACCCAGTTCCAGAACTTCGGCGGCATCACCGAGTTCTGCGGCCCCATCACCACCATCAAGTGCTTCCAGGACAACGGACTGGTCAAGTCCACCCTGAACAGCCCGGGCAACGGTGGCGTCCTCGTCGTCGACGGTGACTCCTCCGTCCACACCGCGCTCATGGGCGACATGATCGCCGCCGCCGGTGTGAAGAACGGCTGGGCCG of the Corynebacterium humireducens NBRC 106098 = DSM 45392 genome contains:
- the rraA gene encoding ribonuclease E activity regulator RraA, with protein sequence MTITFIATADLVDIIGEDVVRSCDTQFQNFGGITEFCGPITTIKCFQDNGLVKSTLNSPGNGGVLVVDGDSSVHTALMGDMIAAAGVKNGWAGVVILGAIRDSAVIREMEFGTKALGTNPRKSAKASAGEKDITVSFGGVDFVPGHILYADSDGIVVSEEPVEAPAE
- the aceA gene encoding isocitrate lyase gives rise to the protein MTTTGQARTAAEIQKDWDENPRWEGIKRDYTAEQVEQLQGNVIEEHTLARRGAEILWEKVSKRDGSYINSLGALTGNMAVQQARAGLQAVYLSGWQVAGDANLSGHTYPDQSLYPANSVPAVVRRINNALLRADEIARVEGDDTVEDWLLPIVADGEAGFGGALNVYELQKAMIAAGAAGTHWEDQLASEKKCGHLGGKVLIPTQQHIRTLTSARLAADVANVPTVVIARTDAEAATLITSDVDDRDKPFITGDRTAEGFYKIQNGLEPCIARAKAYAPYSDLIWMETGTPDLELAKKFAEGVREEFPDQLLSYNCSPSFNWSAHLDADEIAKFQKELGKMGFTFQFITLAGFHALNYGMFDLAYGYAREGMTAFVDLQNREFKAAEERGFTAVRHQREVGAGYFDTIATTVDPESSTTALKGSTEEGQF